One Bemisia tabaci chromosome 7, PGI_BMITA_v3 DNA window includes the following coding sequences:
- the LOC109031426 gene encoding LOW QUALITY PROTEIN: uncharacterized protein (The sequence of the model RefSeq protein was modified relative to this genomic sequence to represent the inferred CDS: deleted 2 bases in 1 codon), translating to MGGFQQRTWTPTKRRGPIAAEFTGPGPACVTLPSLVGSGTTPDSKKGRAPAFSFGSRHSGKNDSIGPGPGQYNITGLSAKGKDTPPAATLHSRPKETKIENFPAPGDYNPEKSEKVIADSSPKYTFGLKTSVDKPNTTPAPGDYNPDKSIKVLQENSPQYSFGSKPPSEKPVITPGSGAYNPEKYFEAIDHRPQYSFGTRTPIEKPVDTPAPGAYNPEKCFEALDHKPQYSFGSRTPIEKPKDTPAPGSYNPEKFYEAVDHKPQYSFGTRTPIEKPLNTQPGSYNPQKYFEAVDHSPQYSFGTRTPIEKPVDTPAPGAYNPEKSFEALDHKPQYSFGTRTPIEKPLDTPAPGSYNPEKFYEAVDHKPQYSFGTRTPIEKPKDTPAPGSYNPEKYFEAVDHKPQYSFGTRTPIEKPVDTPAPGAYNPEKSFEALDHKPQYSFGTRTPIEKPLDTPAPGSYNPEKFYEAVDHKPQYSFGTRTPIEKPLNTPAPGTYNPDKCYEALDHKPQYSFGQRTPIEKPKDTPAPGSYNPEKYFEAVDHKPQYSFGTRTPIEKPLDTPAPGSYNPEKSFEALDHKPQYSFGTRTPIEKPLDTPAPGTYNPEKFYEAVDHKPQYSFGTRTPIEKPKDTPAPGSYNPEKFYEAVDHKPQYSFGTRTPIEKPKDTPAPGSYNPEKFYEAVDHTPQYSFGTRTNLEKPVDTPAPGAYNPEKFYEAVDHKPQYSFGTRTPLEKPKDTPAPGSYNPEKFFEAVDHKPQYSFGLRTSIEKPLNTPAPGTYCPEKSYEAFDHTIQYSFGLKTQIEKPLNTPAPNVYNIPSTLGATKEGDKKAAPAFSISGRQKEFVDDRVFVPGPGTYNNANADSIKPKSPAYSVSSRYQMPGDTTPKPGPGAYSPEKVQLDLPPAHTFGIRHSPYIGSLREEVH from the exons ATGGGTGGGTTTCAACAGAGGACCTGGACACCAACCAAGAGAAGAGGTCCCATCGCTGCTGAGTTCACCGGTCCTGGTCCAGCATGTGTCACTTTGCCTAGTTTAGTCG GTTCTGGAACAACCCCTGATTCAAAGAAAGGACGAGCTCCAGCTTTTAGTTTTGGAAGCAG gCACAGTGGAAAAAATGATAGCATTGGGCCTGGCCCAGGGCAGTACAATATAACTGGACTAAGCGCTAAAG GCAAAGACACCCCACCTGCTGCAACCCTCCACTCTCGACCGAAAGAAacgaaaatagaaaattttcctGCTCCAGGAGACTACAATCccgaaaaatcagagaaagtCATTGCTGACAGTTCTCCAAAGTACACTTTTGGATTGAAGACTAGTGTAGACAAGCCGAACACAACTCCAG CCCCTGGTGATTATAATCCTGATAAATCTATCAAGGTCCTCCAGGAGAATTCGCCACAATACTCCTTCGGTTCAAAGCCACCCTCTGAAAAACCAGTGATAACACCag GTTCAGGCGCCTACAatccagaaaaatattttgaagcaaTTGATCACAGGCCTCAATATTCTTTTGGCACAAGGACTCCAATTGAAAAACCTGTAGACACCCCAGCACCCGGCGCATACAATcctgaaaaatgttttgagGCATTAGACCACAAACCCCAGTACTCATTCGGCAGTAGGACACCAATTGAAAAACCCAAGGATACTCCTGCTCCTGGTAGTTATAATCCGGAAAAATTCTACGAAGCAGTGGATCACAAACCGCAGTACTCTTTTGGAACAAGGACACCCATCGAAAAGCCCCTCAATACCCAG CCTGGTAGTTATAAtccacaaaaatattttgaagcaGTGGACCACAGCCCACAGTATTCTTTTGGCACCAGAACGCCTATTGAAAAACCTGTTGACACTCCTGCACCTGGTGCATACAATCCCGAAAAAAGTTTTGAAGCTTTAGATCATAAGCCCCAATATTCCTTCGGAACTCGCACCCCCATCGAAAAACCTTTAGATACACCTGCTCCAGGATCGTATAACCCtgaaaaattttatgaagcAGTCGACCACAAGCCACAGTACTCTTTTGGAACAAGAACACCAATTGAAAAACCAAAAGATACACCAGCTCCCGGAAGTTACAatccagaaaaatattttgaagcgGTAGACCATAAACCTCAATATTCTTTTGGTACTCGGACGCCAATTGAAAAACCTGTAGATACTCCTGCGCCTGGGGCATATAACcctgaaaaaagttttgaagcCTTAGATCATAAGCCTCAATACTCGTTTGGAACTCGCACACCAATCGAAAAGCCCTTAGACACACCTGCTCCAGGATCTTATAACCCTGAAAAATTCTATGAGGCTGTCGATCACAAGCCACAATACTCCTTTGGAACAAGAACACCTATTGAAAAGCCACTCAATACCCCAGCTCCTGGTACCTATAACCCTGATAAATGTTATGAAGCATTAGATCACAAGCCACAGTACTCGTTCGGACAAAGGACACCGATAGAAAAACCTAAAGACACACCAGCACCTGGTAGTTATAatccagaaaaatattttgaagcgGTAGACCATAAACCTCAATACTCTTTTGGTACGCGTACGCCAATTGAAAAACCTTTAGATACACCAGCGCCTGGTTCCTATAACCCCGAAAAGAGTTTCGAAGCATTAGATCATAAACCTCAGTATTCTTTTGGTACTAGAACGCCAATTGAAAAACCTTTAGACACTCCAGCTCCTGGAACTTACAATCCTGAGAAATTCTACGAAGCTGTAGATCATAAACCTCAGTATTCTTTTGGTACTAGAACTCCTATTGAAAAGCCGAAAGACACACCTGCACCTGGGAGCTATAATCCTGAGAAATTCTATGAAGCTGTCGATCATAAGCCTCAATATTCTTTTGGTACTAGAACTCCGATTGAGAAACCAAAGGACACCCCAGCTCCAGGTAGTTACAACCCTGAGAAATTCTATGAGGCAGTAGATCATACACCACAGTATTCGTTTGGAACAAGAACTAATTTAGAAAAGCCTGTTGACACTCCGGCTCCGGGAGCTTACAATCCAGAGAAATTTTATGAGGCTGTTGATCACAAACCTCAGTACTCATTTGGAACGAGAACACCTTTGGAAAAGCCAAAAGACACTCCAG cacctGGCTCATATAAcccggaaaaattctttgaagCAGTAGACCACAAACCTCAATACTCTTTTGGTCTCAGAACTTCAATTGAAAAACCTCTTAACACGCCAG CACCTGGGACGTACTGCCCTGAAAAAAGTTACGAAGCATTTGATCACACAATCCAGTATTCTTTCGGTCTCAAGACTCAAATAGAAAAACCATTAAATACACCAG CTCCCAATGTATATAACATTCCATCCACGCTGGGTGCAACTAAAGAGGGCGATAAAAAAGCTGCGCCTGCTTTTAGTATATCAGGGCGACAGAAAGAATTTGTTGATGATCGGGTTTTTGTCCCAGGTCCTGGAACATACAACAATGCTAACGCTGATAGTATCAAACCTAAGTCGCCTGCCTACTCTGTGAGCTCAAGGTACCAAATGCCCGGAGACACGACACCGAAGCCTGGCCCTGGTGCTTATTCGCCAGAAAAA GTGCAACTAGATCTTCCGCCAGCTCATACCTTTGGCATACGGCACTCTCCTTACATCGGAAGTCTCAGAGAGGAAGTCCACtga